aattactaataattaaaaaatacttacgactctccaacaaccctaagaaCTGTAGATCCACGAAGTGGTGGTGCTGGATGATCTGCCATGAGATATAATATCTACAAAATAGCattacaacacatcataataaagtatttaaaaatCACTATCAGTATTTAGTGTCTTATACTTACAAGCTACTTGacaatttcattgaaagactgaTCAAACTAGTTAAGTATGAAAACATGACAATAGGTAGAGTAAAAGGTCTATAGTTCTCAGGGCTCCTAATTGTGTACGTGACCAAGATGTGTATGGGTAGGTCATACAGTTCCTAACAAAATTGTGACAGTAGACCTGATGCAAATTCAAACCGgagttttttttgtaaattttattttgtctTGGTAGTCATAACAAATTGTTTTAACTTAAATCTTATTAGGTGAATAAGTTATTTAGAGATCAGATGTTTTGTTTCCAAATGTTTTTTTTAGCTTCTTTGGTAAATTTTAATCAAGTCTTTCAACTGTTCATCTAATCCTATGCTTACAAAAACAACAATTACTTGCTTCTGAAAGCTTACAAAAACAACAATTGCTTGCTTCTGAAGTTCAATTACATTAAACTCCTAAATAGATTGCACACAGTGTTGATGCATAAATTGACATGGCCAGCCACGAGCAGGGGCCTGCGGCCAGCCGCGACCACGGGCTTGTGGCGCCTGCCAGCCGCGAGCACGGGCCTGCGGCGCATGCCTGCCGTGAGCAAGCCTGCGGCGGCAGGCCTGCTGTGAGTAGGGGCCTGATGTATCAAGCCCTGGGCGGCCGACCATGCAGCGGCCTGCTGCCGCGAGCAAGGGCATGTGGCGGTCGGCTGTCGTGAGAAGGGGCATGCACCACCAGCCTGCAATGAACAGGGCCCTGTGGCGCTGGCCTGCAGCAAGCAGGCGCTAGTGGTGGACGGCTGCCGCGAGCAGGCGCCTGGGGAGCAGCCACTGACGGAGCACACGCCTGGGGAGAAGGCGCCGGCGTTGCAGGTGGCGTGCGcgtcaaacagaagagaagagggaggagaggagcATACCAGAGTCGCCTGTTACTGATCACCAAGAACGGGAGAGGACACGAGGTTGGACGCCGAGATCGCCGGTTGTCGATCACCGAGGATGCGAAGAGGAGAGAAGTTTGAGTTCGCACGGAGAGGAAAGTCGTACCGTGCCCTAATTTTTACTCTGTTTTACCGACAGAATTTAATTCCGTCGGCATTTACCGACGGAATGTTACAATCCGTCGGTAAACCCTAACACTAATTGGAGCACCCGAATACTAGTTTTACCGACGAAATTAATATTCTGTCGGTAAACATCAATACCCGAACCCGTTAAAGGATTTGCCGACTGAATAttatattcagtcggtaattaccgactgaaatatatattcagtcggaatattaccgactgaatttaattcagtcggtaaATCCCGACTGAAATAAGTTTAGTCGGTAATTCCCGACTGAATTAAATTTCATTCGGTATTTcccgactgaattaaattcagtcgggAATACCGTCGGTATTTGTAGGTTTTTTTGTAGTGCTAGAATAGTTAAATGCTATGGTAAGCATTTTAATAGAGCAGTTAAATGCCTAGATGCATTTTAATTAGCATATATATAGTCTTGCTTCagtgatatgggactacggtccaatgggtaggctcccacagtcacctctaggttcagataacctagttctaggtttagatagcctagtaaaagcaagataagataaatcagttataaaTACTATTTTACTTtgatcagtggcactgtattggacctcagtgtccttgggttgggctcccatagtcgtccctagatttagataacctagtagccctactagattcgggacttgctaccccggacttagttagggatgcgcgcacagtaagtatagttgccgggcccctcaacagcatgtttattatttttatctatttacgaaaatagttttcaaacttcacaaaacagaTAAGTGAATTCAGCTTAGCTTCAGTGCAGTGTCCTATTGATATAGTAGATGGCTTTaagtttagttcttgattgccatgatttaTATGCTCACTCACCATGTTTTAacatttctagtatgattctcagctcGCATATCAACATAGCATATTTTAAAAAGCATAATTTCTataaatgcatgttttgtgaggtagatggtttcttactaagctcccaagcttacagatgcaTTTTTCCTTATattacagataaaggtaaaggaaagatggaatagcggaagctggaggcaatgcgatgaaggtGTGTGTgcgatggaacttggaataaagactcttggggagTAACCCATCTAAAGACTTAGAATGTCAACTTttagttacttttctgcactttaggatactaagtatcatgaattgtgaaactATGTACTTTGCCATGCTTAGACTGTTATTTGTCTTGATATTAGGTAGAAAGAATATGAGTAATAGCATGTCTAGTAGTATTGCTTTATAGTTTAGTGATTTCTGAAAGTTCTGAATGAGTTCGGTGAGGTttctgctgaaatcagaactccaaccgatcatccaatcgattgggggaaaCTCCCCGTGCATAGAAcgctattgaatcgatcagctgatcgattgaggaatcctcgatcgatcagccgatcgattgaaacgtGACCTGTCGCATACCGAGAGTTGAtgagtcgatcagttgatcgatcgaccatggatcgatcagccgatcgatcgagaatttgattcccgcgaacagagagcctctgaatcgatcatcggatcaattggccaggctggatcgatcaacagatcgatccagatctgaccTCATATACAGTAGCgagttggatcgatcaatggatcgatcagacaactccaatcgatcagccgatcgattggaatgcctgATTTCAGGCCAGAAGTGCCTAACTTCAGTTCTCGATCAAATAGGAAGTTAGTTTCCATTCTTTAGCACATACATAGCCTGTgcacaacttcagaagtgtactCTAAGAATAATTATCAGAGTTCATAGTAAATAGcatagagttttaattagttcagtcttttctttcttttccgcaCCAGAAtatttagcataatgtaacccccggcctcacagcctagaccgtaggaggcgggtcgttacagagtggtatcagagcaagttccatacttcctcacacacacatcagcattgtacctgcagcttccaagtaagaacatctctcactttatttattttttgttgttttcATGTTCccagataactaaagcatgcttatatatatgatagcatctaacacaATAGTAGTAATTATGcaatatgattgtattagttatgtatgtcctctatttctttagAAAAATGGTacaaggacgcccagctagaaagacaccagctactgagccccaacatgaggcagacagctcagtccctcctccagaccttgtagaggtagtggctcagttacagaagcaactagctgaacagcaataggagatagccactttaaaggctaaccagcagaacactcccactctgtcactccagaacctaatcTAGCAACTCCAGTAGTGATAGAAGTTCCActagtccaacctgcagcaccagtggccccagtagcaggggcaatgagggaagcctatctgatccagtggcagaagatcaagccagagaatttctcaggcaccagtgaaccatgggatgctcaagcctgattcaaaacactagagagtatgatggagcttctggactggccagaacatgagaaggtgaaatgcgcctctttctgcctgacaggagacgcatgtATGTGGTGGGACAAAATAAAaatgaagcgcccagtgaatcagatgacatgggccgacttcgaaagagaattcttcgaggagttcttccacatgcgggtcacaaaccgccactacgacgagttcactgaattccgtcagggcaacctttcagttgaggaggccgtgaggaaattcaacagactggctcgcctatgccctgaactggtcagcactgaaagagaaccagtttggttgatgctcaagatgttaaggctggaaatagcaatgaatgtggccagcggtgtcCATAGGTCacaaactacagaagaactagtgagcagcGCTCTGACTACCGAACATTACTAGAACATCATCAAATAGCAGAAGCAAGTTGTTTCAGAGTctaagggtcaaggaggctcaagtactcagaagcaccagggccacagctctaactggaaagggaactccagtaacaaacgtaagccagggagttaccccaaaaggaggaccagctagtaaacaacctagctaCCCCAAGTGCTCTAcgtgtgggaaattccatcccggaatttgtcgcaagggcacacgaggatgcttcgaatgtggccaagaagggcatatggctaagcaattcccgaacaagaccagtcttcctccaccacagtcgatgcagtacggagacaaaccaacccagttacatcagatgcaggctgcaaTAGATGGACCACATATCAgtcaaggcagactagaagccccctcagccatgacgaatgcgaggatctactcactcaccagagaggacgtagcgaacgcctcgacagttgttacaggtcaaattagtattttacagcaaagtacaactgtcttattcgatactggggcaacccattcttatatatccagggcattcgtcgaaaagttagcaatacccccagaggtattcagtggtcagtttttgacgacgctaccttcgggagaaattatggcatccacacactggctcCGAGTAATGctggtcattatagcagacagagagctttttggtgatctgatagtattagatataactgactacgacgtcatcttgggaatggactttctgataaagtacggcgcctccatagagtgccgtaaatagagagttgtattccaacctgaagcaggagtgcagtttgggtacatcggagaaccaaagagaagagccaagaagtttctctcagctctgaaggcacagaaactactggattcgggatgtacgggattcctagcacatgtagtcagtaccagccaggacaaggaccaaaagctagaggaggtccgagtcatacgtgactacccagcaatcttccctgaggagttaccaggactagcaccagacagggagattgaatttgagatagaactcattcccggtacaaatcccatctccaaagcaccctaccgcatggctccagcagaactgaaggaacttcaggggcaactacaggagctgcttgacaagggcttcatatgctctagtcactcaccatggggagcgcttgtattgttcgtgaagaagaaggacgggagcatgcgcctgtttATATACTACCGAGCATTAAACCAGGTCACgattaagaataggtatcctcttcccagaatagatgacctgttcgatcagctgaatggagcagcaatgttctctaaaatagacctcagatcgggatatgaCCAAGTGAAAGTtagagaaggtgatatacccaagacggctttcaggaccagatacgaacattttgagttcgtagtcatgccctttggtgtcacGAATGCTCCAACtattttcatggacctcatgaacagagtattcagagaatacttagataagtttgttatcgtatttatcgacgacattcttatttattctcaaACTCAGAAAGAACACGCAAAGCACctaaagatagtactgcagactcttcagcagaaccagctatatgccaagttcacgaaatgtgaattctggctagatcaAGTATCCTttttgggtcacatcatctccaaggatggtatcatggtagaccccagtaagatagaagttgtgagtaactggaagagacctaagaatgccagtgaaatcagaagctttttgggactagcaggctattatcgaaaatttgtagaggatttctccaggatagcttccccactgacagctctcaccaggaagaacaaaaaatttcagtggacagaggattgtgagaatagtttcatggagctcaaaagaagattgaccagtgcacccaacttaactctgccagaaaacacagacagctttgatatttatagcgatgcctctaaattgaGACTAggggcagtactgatgcaaaatggcaaggtgatcgcctacgcctccagacagctcaaggactatgagaggaactaccctacccATGaacttgagcttgcagcagttgtcttcgcccttaaaatttggagacattacttgtatggagctcagtgcagagtgtatacagatcatcagagtctgaagtacttcttcactcagaaggatctgaatatgcgacagcgcagatggctcgagctcgtcaaagactacgacatagatatcctctaccatccaggaaaagccaataaggtggcagacgcacttagcaggaagtctagtgctaccttattatccctatcagccatgtcactgcccctacaaaaggagattgggGATTTCATACTCGAACTCATAATTGGACAACTCTCTGCTATGACATTAGCCCCtgccctgcttggtgacatccagacagctcaggagcaggaccctgaaattcagaaaatcaagcaagggttagtggAATCAGAAAGGGGAGAGTTCAGAGTGTTCGATAGTGGGGTATTACATTTTGGTGATAGATTATGCGTTCCGGATCatgaggaactacggaggaaaatTCTAGATGAGGTTCACATGACTCCTTACGTGATGCaccctggctccaccaagatgtatcaagacctaaagaaatgtttttggtggccgAGGATGAAAAAAGACattgctagatatgtcagtacctgtctgacctgtcagagggtcaaggcagagcaCCAGataccaggaggagttctgcagcccatccagattccagagtggaagtgggaggatatttctatggatttcatagtg
This genomic stretch from Zingiber officinale cultivar Zhangliang chromosome 7A, Zo_v1.1, whole genome shotgun sequence harbors:
- the LOC121999336 gene encoding acrosomal protein SP-10-like; this translates as MASHEQGPAASRDHGLVAPASREHGPAAHACREQACGGRPAVSRGLMYQALGGRPCSGLLPRARGPVALACSKQALVVDGCREQAPGEQPLTEHTPGEKAPALQVACASNRREEGGEEHTRVACY